The genomic region TGTAAACACTTGTTTAAGAATGTTAGTCATTACAAATGTAAACAATCGCATTCAAACCGCCAAATTAATATGATAAGCTAATTAAAATACTAATTAAAACTTTAAATAAACACACATAATAAACTGAAAATAAGTATTTTAAATGTAATAATTGAATAATCAAGATTTTAGTGCTAGATTCTGTTTACAAAAGTATTTATTTTACTGCGCTCGAAGAATCACAATGTTTACATTTGTGTATTTTACTTGTTGAAAATTGTAAACAAGTATCTTTTTACATTTGTCAACTTAAATAAGTTTATGGATTTAAAAGAAGATTTTCAATACAGCTATAGCTCGTACAAAGAGACTCAATTGGAAGGCAGGTATATTACATTAGATGTGATTGAACCTCTTTTACAGGACTTAAAAAACGATTTCAATGTTGATGTTATTGGGCATTCTGTTTTAGGGAAAGCAATTCATAAAATTAGTATCGGTAATGGGCCCAAGAAGATCCTCATGTGGTCGCAGATGCATGGGAACGAGTCTACGACCACTAAAGCTGTGTTCGATTTGCTTAACTTTATCAAACAAAATAAAAGTTTTGGGGACTTTGTAAAAGAACATTTTACGCTTTCTATAATCCCAATGCTAAATCCAGATGGAGCTACAGCTTACACGCGTGTTAACAAGAATGAAGTGGACCTTAATAGGGATGCACAAAATCTTTCACAACCTGAAAGCAGGGTTTTAAATAAAGAATTTAAGCAATTTCAACCAGATTTCTGTTTCAATCTGCACGATCAACGCACTATCTTCAGTGCTGGCAAACATAAAAAGCCCGCAACGGTTTCATTTTTAACTCCTGCAGAAGATAAAGAACGGAAAGTTACCGCCAATCGTAAAAAAAGCATGGAAGTGATAGTTAAGCTCAATGAAATGCTGCAAACTTTTATTCCTAATCAAGTTGGTAGGTATGATGATGGTTTTAATTTAAATTGTGTTGGGGATACCTTTCAATCAGCGGGAGTCCCAACCTTGTTATTTGAATCAGGGCACTTTCCGAATGACTATAAACGGGAGGAAACTAGGCGTCTTATAGCTTTTTCCTTAGTGGAGGCGCTAGTATTTATAGGGAATACGGAAATTACTGGGGATAAATACGAAACCTACTTTAAGATTCCAGAGAACGAAAAACTTTACTATGATATTATTTTAAGAAAATTCCCTTTTAAAAACAAAGATAAAGTTGATACAAAAGATGTAGCTGTTTTTTATAAAGAAACATTAATAAATGGTAAAGTAGAGTTTAAACCCACTGTAGAGCATGTAGAAGCGCACTTGCACTATTTTGGCCATAAAGAATTAGATATGAGCGTGATAGATGTGGATTCTGTGGAGATACATGATTTAAATACAGCTTATTTAACAGAATTATTAAAGAAAATTTAATAAAAACGAATATTTGTTAAGAAAATAATTACATGAGTATTGTGATAAATTCAAAAATTTTTGTTTTTTTTGCGTATTCTTTAAAGATAATATAAAACTATGGCTAAATTTAAATTAGACGAGGTAGATCATCAAATCCTTGATATGTTGATTGATAATACCCGAACTCCTTTCACAGATATAGCGAAAAAACTGCTTATTTCTGCTGGAACTGTACATGTTAGGGTAAAGAAAATGGAAGATGCCGGTATAATTAAAGGATCTTCGTTAACATTGGACTATGTGAAGTTAGGGTATTCCTTCATTGCTTACGTGGGGATTTTCCTAGAAAAAACGCACCAAACAAAATTTGTTTTAGAGCGATTGAACCAGATTCCTTATATAACGGTTGCCCATATTACCACTGGAAAGTTTAATATCTTTTGTAAAATTAGGGCAAAAGATACCAAGCACGCAAAGGAAATTATTTTCAAGGTAGACGATATTGATGGGGTTTCTAGAACAGAAACTATGATCTCTCTGGAGGAAAGCATCAATGATAAACGCAGATTAATGCATACAATTTTTAACGATTTGTAAAATTTCTGTTTAAAAACAATAATCGAACCCTCTCAATGCTTATTTTGAGAGGGTTTTTTGTATTTTTACGGAACAGGTCGTGTTTACAAAAGTTCTTAAAACGACTTATTTACAGTAATCAAATTTATTTTGGCGTAAATCTAGGATGATTTTCTAGGTTGAAAAGCCATGGAATTTAAAAACTCACATTGCAAGTAAAATTGAAATATAATATGCTAAGAAAACCAAAGATTGACCGATTTAATGAAAGTGTTTTATCAAGATATCAAATCTACAACAGTATTTTTATTACACTTCCTTTTGATGAAATAGGGAATACGGGTGTATTTCTACCCTTATTTTCCGAAACATGTGAAAAAGGATTTGATGAGAATAAGAATCCGACTGAGATTGTAAACCGATTTTTTGATAAGTATTACGACAAACCTTCAGAGACGGATAAATTTGATCTTCTTTTCCGATTTATTCAATATATAGAAAGACAAGTAGTGCTTTTTGATGCCATAGAAGATGCTACGTTTCCAGTAGTAAACAATATGGATGGAAGAGGTACACTTCGAAATATTAAAGAAGAGGCCGAGGCGAAGAATAAACTTCCAGAGCTTAAAGAGTATTTAGAGCGTTTTAAAGTACGTCCGGTGCTTACGGCGCACCCAACGCAATTTTACCCCGGTTCTGTATTGGGAATTATTACCGATTTGGCCGAGGCGATTCGTGCGAACGATCTCAACCTCATAAAGAAGCTGTTGGCTCAATTAGGGAAAACACCATTCTTTAAAAAAGAGAAGCCAACCCCGTTTGATGAAGCGGTAAGTCTAATATGGTACTTGGAAAATGTGTTTTATCAATCGGCCAGTGAAATATTCAATTATATTCAGGATAATATTTTTGCCGACCAAGAGCTTAACAACCAGGTTGTGAATCTTGGTTTTTGGCCAGGAGGAGATAGGGATGGGAACCCGTTTGTAACTACGGATATCACTTTAAAAGTGGCAGATAGGCTTCGTAGTACAGTCTTAAAAAATTATTACAGGGATGTTAGAAAGCTTCGTAGACGCATCACCTTTAAATATGTAGATAAGCTAATTACCGATTTAGAAGGTAAATTGTATGAAAATATCTTCTTGGAAAGTGGTAGAACTACTATTTCTGCGGAAGAGACCATGAATACCCTCCTAGAGATTAAGGAGATTTTAGTGGCGAAACATCAATCGCTATTCGTGGAAGAGATAAACGACCTTATCAATAAAATGAAACTATTTGGTTTTCATTTTGCAAGTTTAGATATCCGTCAAGATTCAAGAGTGCATCATGATGTGCTTTCTAATATTGTAAAGGAGTCTTTAGAAATGGGACTTGATATCTTCCCTAAAAATTATGAAAAACTAACTGAAGCACAGCAGATAAAAGCACTTGGAAAAGTGGTTGGAAAGGTAAATCCTAGTTTGTTTAAACATGAGATGAGCAGGATTACACTAGAGTCTATCTATGCCATGAAAACCATTCAAAAAAATAATGGCGAGTTAGGTTCCAATAGATACATTATAAGCAATAATGGTAGCGTGCTCAATGTTATGCATGCTTTTGCCATGATTAGAATGTGCGATTGGGAACAACCAACGGTAGATGTGATACCGCTTTTCGAAACCGTAGACGATTTAGAAGACGCACATAACGTTATGGAAACCCTTTACACCGATAAGTCGTATGCGGCACATTTAAAACGTCGTGGAAATAAGCAGACAATTATGCTTGGTTTCTCTGATGGTACCAAAGATGGTGGTTACCTAATGGCCAACTGGAGTATTTACAAGGCTAAAGAAGCTTTAACAGCCATCTCTAGAAAATACGATATTAAAGTTGTGTTCTTTGATGGTAGGGGAGGTCCGCCAGCACGTGGAGGTGGTAAAACACACCAATTCTACGCTTCCTTAGGCCCAACAATAGAAAATGAGGAAGTACAATTAACCATACAAGGGCAAACCATAAGTTCTAATTTCGGGACGCCGGAATCTTGCCAGTACAATATGGAACAATTAATAAGTTCTGGTATTGCCAATAATGTGTTCTATGATGAAGATGACAACTTATCGAAAGAAGATAGGGACACCATGGATCGTTTGTCTAAAATAAGCTATAAAGCTTATGTAGACTTTAAAAAACATCCTAAATTCTTACCGTACCTTGAGCGCATGAGTACGTTGAAGTACTATTCCAGAACCAATATTGGAAGTAGGCCTACTAAAAGAGGTAAATCTGATGAATTGGTTTTTTCAGACTTGAGAGCTATTCCTTTTGTGAGTAGTTGGAGTATGCTTAAGCAAAACGTACCAGGTTTTTATGGTGTTGGTATTGCTATCAAAGAATTTGTGGATAACAAAGAGTTTGATAAAGTACAATCGCTTTACAAAAACTCAGCTTTCTTTAGAACGTTACTGGAAAATAGTATGATGAGTCTTACTAAATCTTTCTTTAAGCTTACCGCGTATATGGAGAAAGACAAGGAATTTGGACCTTTCTGGAAAATGATCCATGACGAATACGAACGCAGTAAAACCATGTTATTGAAACTTACCGGGTATTCTGAATTAATGGAAGATACACGCTCCATGAGAGCTTCCATCCAAGTAAGGGAAAGAATTGTGTTGCCGTTGCTTACCATTCAACAATATGCTTTAAGGCAAATTCAAGAAATGAACAACTCTAAAAAAGAAATAGATCCAGAACTTCTTGAGATTTACGAGAGAATGGTTACTAGGTCTTTATTTGGAAATATTAATGCCAGTAGAAATTCTGCATAATTAATTCATTTTTAAAATCTAAAAAGCTGTTAGGCAAATCTTTTGTAGATTGTTTAACAGCTTTTTCTTTTTTTAAATTCTATATTTAATAGTATCATAGATAAAATATCGCTTCGTTATATGAAATTTAAACCAACGATCGACATCGTAAAAAAAACATTTTCCAACTGGTTGGATTTAGATCCTTTTGCTAAAAGTGCGGTGATTGCCTATTATACTTTATTCTCACTCCCATCTTTATTGCTTATAGTTATTTGGGTAACAAGTCTTTTCTTCGGAAGGGATGCAGTACAAGGCCATATAACACAGGAATTTTCAAGTTTAATTGGTTATGAGCCTGCAAAGGCAATAGAAGGGATGATAAGCAGTGCGAGTATTGATAGTAATTCTACGCTGAATGTTATAATAAGTGCGGCTACTCTTATGTTTGGTGCCACAGGGGTGTTTTTTCAATTGCAAAAAACCTTAAATACAATTTTTGATGCTGAAGAAGAAAATTCCAATTTCAAGCAAATGGTTATCGATCGGCTAATTTCCTTTGGAATGGTTATGGCAATTGGGTTTATATTGATTATTTCCTTATTGGTTTCTGCGGGGATTTCCGTTTTAAATAATTATATAAGGGATAATTACCCTGAAATTGCTTCCATAATTGTAAGCGTGCTTAATTTCTTAGTTTCATTGGGTGTTATAACCATTTTATTTGCTGCTATTTACAGATTTTTACCGAATAGAAGAATAAAATGGAAAACAGCTCTTATCGGAGCGTCGGTAACTACCTTGTTATTTTTATTAGGTAAGTATTTAATAGGATTTTATTTCGGTCAGGCGGCCCCTGCATCGGTATATGGAGGTGCTAGTTCTGT from Galbibacter sp. BG1 harbors:
- a CDS encoding Lrp/AsnC family transcriptional regulator, with amino-acid sequence MAKFKLDEVDHQILDMLIDNTRTPFTDIAKKLLISAGTVHVRVKKMEDAGIIKGSSLTLDYVKLGYSFIAYVGIFLEKTHQTKFVLERLNQIPYITVAHITTGKFNIFCKIRAKDTKHAKEIIFKVDDIDGVSRTETMISLEESINDKRRLMHTIFNDL
- a CDS encoding YihY/virulence factor BrkB family protein produces the protein MKFKPTIDIVKKTFSNWLDLDPFAKSAVIAYYTLFSLPSLLLIVIWVTSLFFGRDAVQGHITQEFSSLIGYEPAKAIEGMISSASIDSNSTLNVIISAATLMFGATGVFFQLQKTLNTIFDAEEENSNFKQMVIDRLISFGMVMAIGFILIISLLVSAGISVLNNYIRDNYPEIASIIVSVLNFLVSLGVITILFAAIYRFLPNRRIKWKTALIGASVTTLLFLLGKYLIGFYFGQAAPASVYGGASSVVLILLWVYYTGLIFFMGAEFTMVYSEYREKKKLNTVDALATSSNEGKL
- a CDS encoding phosphoenolpyruvate carboxylase, translating into MLRKPKIDRFNESVLSRYQIYNSIFITLPFDEIGNTGVFLPLFSETCEKGFDENKNPTEIVNRFFDKYYDKPSETDKFDLLFRFIQYIERQVVLFDAIEDATFPVVNNMDGRGTLRNIKEEAEAKNKLPELKEYLERFKVRPVLTAHPTQFYPGSVLGIITDLAEAIRANDLNLIKKLLAQLGKTPFFKKEKPTPFDEAVSLIWYLENVFYQSASEIFNYIQDNIFADQELNNQVVNLGFWPGGDRDGNPFVTTDITLKVADRLRSTVLKNYYRDVRKLRRRITFKYVDKLITDLEGKLYENIFLESGRTTISAEETMNTLLEIKEILVAKHQSLFVEEINDLINKMKLFGFHFASLDIRQDSRVHHDVLSNIVKESLEMGLDIFPKNYEKLTEAQQIKALGKVVGKVNPSLFKHEMSRITLESIYAMKTIQKNNGELGSNRYIISNNGSVLNVMHAFAMIRMCDWEQPTVDVIPLFETVDDLEDAHNVMETLYTDKSYAAHLKRRGNKQTIMLGFSDGTKDGGYLMANWSIYKAKEALTAISRKYDIKVVFFDGRGGPPARGGGKTHQFYASLGPTIENEEVQLTIQGQTISSNFGTPESCQYNMEQLISSGIANNVFYDEDDNLSKEDRDTMDRLSKISYKAYVDFKKHPKFLPYLERMSTLKYYSRTNIGSRPTKRGKSDELVFSDLRAIPFVSSWSMLKQNVPGFYGVGIAIKEFVDNKEFDKVQSLYKNSAFFRTLLENSMMSLTKSFFKLTAYMEKDKEFGPFWKMIHDEYERSKTMLLKLTGYSELMEDTRSMRASIQVRERIVLPLLTIQQYALRQIQEMNNSKKEIDPELLEIYERMVTRSLFGNINASRNSA
- a CDS encoding M14 metallopeptidase family protein, producing MDLKEDFQYSYSSYKETQLEGRYITLDVIEPLLQDLKNDFNVDVIGHSVLGKAIHKISIGNGPKKILMWSQMHGNESTTTKAVFDLLNFIKQNKSFGDFVKEHFTLSIIPMLNPDGATAYTRVNKNEVDLNRDAQNLSQPESRVLNKEFKQFQPDFCFNLHDQRTIFSAGKHKKPATVSFLTPAEDKERKVTANRKKSMEVIVKLNEMLQTFIPNQVGRYDDGFNLNCVGDTFQSAGVPTLLFESGHFPNDYKREETRRLIAFSLVEALVFIGNTEITGDKYETYFKIPENEKLYYDIILRKFPFKNKDKVDTKDVAVFYKETLINGKVEFKPTVEHVEAHLHYFGHKELDMSVIDVDSVEIHDLNTAYLTELLKKI